One window of Burkholderia thailandensis E264 genomic DNA carries:
- the hmpA gene encoding NO-inducible flavohemoprotein: protein MTQMTAEQMARVKATAPVLAEHGATITKHFYQRMFGRHPELKNVFNQTHQKTGSQPETLAKAVYAYAANIDNLGALGGAVSRIAHKHASLNIRPEHYPIVGENLLASIVEVLGDAVDAHTLEAWRIAYGQLATILIGAEANLYENAAWSGFRPFKVAKKVRESDEITSFYLTPADGGAAPEFAPGQYISVKRFVGDMGVEQPRQYSLSDAPHGKWLRISVKREAGRSEEVPAGKVSTLMHDGVDVDSIVEVTAPMGDFTLNRDASTPVVLISGGVGITPMMSMASTLVASGSEREVRFLHACRSANVHAFRDWLNDTTDAHPNVKRTVFYEEVGPNDRVGVDHDYEGRITPAALERHALVPDADYYICGPIAFMKQQRDALVALGVAPERVQTEIFGSGALE from the coding sequence ATGACGCAGATGACCGCCGAGCAAATGGCCCGAGTGAAAGCGACCGCCCCGGTTCTCGCGGAGCACGGCGCGACGATCACGAAGCATTTTTATCAGCGGATGTTCGGACGCCACCCCGAACTGAAGAACGTTTTCAACCAGACGCACCAGAAGACGGGCAGCCAGCCGGAGACGCTCGCGAAGGCGGTCTACGCGTACGCGGCGAACATCGACAATCTCGGCGCGCTCGGCGGTGCCGTGTCGCGGATCGCGCACAAGCACGCGAGCCTGAACATCCGGCCGGAGCACTATCCGATCGTCGGCGAGAACCTGCTCGCGTCGATCGTCGAGGTGCTCGGCGACGCGGTGGACGCGCACACGCTCGAAGCGTGGCGCATCGCGTACGGCCAACTGGCGACGATCCTGATCGGCGCGGAGGCGAACCTGTACGAGAACGCCGCATGGAGCGGTTTCCGTCCGTTCAAGGTCGCGAAGAAGGTGCGCGAGAGCGACGAGATCACGTCGTTCTACCTGACGCCCGCCGACGGCGGCGCGGCGCCCGAGTTCGCGCCGGGCCAGTACATCTCGGTGAAGCGCTTCGTCGGCGACATGGGCGTCGAGCAGCCGCGGCAGTACAGCCTGTCCGACGCGCCCCACGGCAAGTGGCTGCGCATCTCGGTCAAGCGCGAAGCGGGGCGCAGCGAGGAAGTGCCGGCGGGCAAGGTGTCGACGCTGATGCACGACGGCGTCGACGTCGATTCGATCGTCGAAGTCACCGCGCCGATGGGCGATTTCACGCTGAACCGCGACGCGTCGACGCCTGTCGTGCTGATTTCGGGCGGCGTCGGGATCACGCCGATGATGTCGATGGCGTCGACGCTCGTCGCGTCGGGCAGCGAGCGCGAAGTGCGGTTCCTGCACGCTTGCCGGTCGGCGAACGTGCACGCGTTTCGCGACTGGCTGAACGACACGACGGATGCCCATCCGAACGTGAAGCGCACGGTGTTCTACGAGGAAGTCGGCCCGAACGACCGGGTCGGCGTCGATCACGACTACGAAGGCCGGATCACGCCGGCCGCGCTCGAGCGCCACGCGCTCGTGCCGGACGCCGATTACTACATCTGCGGGCCGATTGCGTTCATGAAGCAGCAACGCGATGCGCTCGTCGCGCTCGGCGTCGCGCCGGAGCGCGTGCAGACGGAAATCTTCGGCTCGGGCGCGCTCGAATGA
- the aroG gene encoding 3-deoxy-7-phosphoheptulonate synthase AroG: protein MPPHNTDDVRIRELKELTPPAHLIREFALGEAVSELIYNARQAMHRILHGMDDRLIVIIGPCSIHDTKAALEYAGRLVKERERFANELEIVMRVYFEKPRTTVGWKGLINDPHLDNSFKINDGLRTARELLLQINEMGLPAGTEYLDMISPQYIADLISWGAIGARTTESQVHRELASGLSCPVGFKNGTDGNVKIAVDAIKAASQPHHFLSVTKGGHSAIVSTAGNEDCHVILRGGKAPNYDADSVNAACADIGKAGLAARLMIDASHANSSKKHENQIPVCADIGRQIAAGDERIVGVMVESHLVEGRQDLKEGCPLTYGQSITDACINWDDSVKVLEGLAEAVKARRVARGSGN, encoded by the coding sequence ATGCCCCCGCACAATACCGACGACGTCCGCATCCGAGAACTGAAGGAGCTGACTCCGCCCGCCCACCTGATCCGCGAATTCGCGCTCGGCGAGGCGGTGTCGGAGCTCATCTACAACGCGCGCCAGGCGATGCACCGGATTCTGCACGGGATGGACGATCGCCTGATCGTCATCATCGGACCGTGCTCGATCCACGACACGAAGGCGGCGCTCGAATACGCGGGCCGGCTCGTCAAGGAGCGCGAGCGCTTCGCGAACGAGCTCGAGATCGTGATGCGCGTGTACTTCGAGAAGCCGCGCACGACGGTCGGCTGGAAGGGGCTCATCAACGATCCGCACCTCGACAACAGCTTCAAGATCAACGATGGCCTGCGCACCGCGCGCGAGCTGCTGCTGCAGATCAACGAGATGGGGCTGCCCGCCGGCACCGAGTACCTCGACATGATCAGCCCGCAGTACATCGCCGACCTGATCTCGTGGGGCGCGATCGGCGCGCGCACGACCGAATCGCAGGTGCATCGCGAGCTCGCGTCGGGGCTGTCGTGCCCGGTCGGCTTCAAGAACGGCACCGACGGCAACGTGAAGATCGCGGTCGACGCGATCAAGGCCGCGTCGCAGCCGCACCATTTCCTGTCGGTGACGAAGGGCGGCCACTCGGCGATCGTGTCGACGGCCGGCAACGAGGACTGCCACGTGATCCTGCGCGGCGGCAAGGCGCCGAACTACGACGCCGACAGCGTGAACGCCGCGTGCGCGGACATCGGCAAGGCGGGCCTCGCCGCGCGCCTGATGATCGACGCGAGCCACGCGAACAGCTCGAAGAAGCACGAGAACCAGATCCCCGTGTGCGCGGACATCGGCCGCCAGATCGCGGCGGGCGACGAGCGCATCGTCGGCGTGATGGTCGAGTCGCACCTCGTCGAAGGCCGCCAGGACCTGAAGGAAGGCTGCCCGCTCACGTACGGGCAGAGCATTACCGACGCGTGCATCAACTGGGACGACAGCGTGAAGGTGCTCGAAGGGCTCGCCGAAGCGGTGAAGGCGCGCCGCGTCGCGCGCGGCAGCGGCAACTGA
- a CDS encoding cob(I)yrinic acid a,c-diamide adenosyltransferase, with protein MGNRLSKIATRTGDDGTTGLGDGSRVRKDDARIAAIGDVDELNSQIGVLLAEPLPDDVRAALSAIQHDLFDLGGELCIPGHAAITDAHLARLDGWLAHYNGQLPPLEEFILPGGARGAALAHVCRTVCRRAERSIVALGASEPLNAAPRRYVNRLSDLLFVLARVLNRAAGGADVLWDRTRAH; from the coding sequence ATGGGCAATCGCTTGAGCAAGATCGCGACCCGCACGGGCGACGACGGCACGACGGGCCTCGGCGACGGCAGCCGCGTGCGCAAGGACGATGCGCGGATCGCGGCGATCGGCGACGTCGACGAACTGAACTCGCAGATCGGCGTGCTGCTTGCCGAGCCGCTGCCGGACGACGTCCGCGCGGCGCTTTCGGCGATCCAGCACGATCTGTTCGATCTGGGCGGGGAGCTGTGCATTCCGGGGCACGCGGCGATCACCGACGCGCATCTCGCGCGCCTGGACGGCTGGCTCGCGCACTACAACGGGCAACTGCCGCCGCTCGAGGAGTTCATCCTGCCGGGCGGCGCGCGCGGCGCGGCGCTCGCGCACGTGTGCCGGACCGTCTGCCGGCGCGCGGAGCGATCGATCGTCGCGCTCGGCGCGAGCGAGCCGCTCAACGCGGCGCCGCGCCGCTACGTGAACCGGCTGTCGGATCTGCTGTTCGTGCTCGCGCGGGTGCTGAACCGCGCGGCGGGCGGCGCCGACGTGCTGTGGGACCGTACGCGAGCGCACTGA